A window of the Gossypium hirsutum isolate 1008001.06 chromosome A05, Gossypium_hirsutum_v2.1, whole genome shotgun sequence genome harbors these coding sequences:
- the LOC121229264 gene encoding ADP,ATP carrier protein 1, mitochondrial isoform X2, translating to MMADRHQHPSVMLKIAGQLHLGSSLSQDVRYRYGGFQRPAVHQKRFASASCNATLQHPMTQLACHPVSYNLSLFGSSSSTVCAQAPSEKGISGFVIDFLMGGVSAAVSKTAAAPIERVKLLIQNQDEMIRAGRLSEPYTGIGNCFKRTIADEGMMSLWRGNAANVIRYFPTQALNFAFKDYFKKLFNFKKDRDGYWKWFAGNLASGGAAGASSLLFVYSLDYARTRLANDAKAAKTGGERQFNGLVDVYTKTLKSDGIAGLYRGFNISCVGIIVYRGLYFGMYDSLKPVILVGKLQDSFFASFALGWVITNGAGLASYPIDTVRRRMMMTSGEAVKYKSSMDAFSQILKKEGFKSLFKGAGANILRAVAGAGVLAGYDKLQMIVFGKKYGSGGA from the exons ATGATGGCTGATAGGCACCAACATCCTTCTGTCATGCTAAAGATTGCTGGACAACTCCATCTTGGTTCCAGCCTTTCTCAAGATGTTCGATATCGGTATGGAGGATTCCAAAGGCCTGCTGTACATCAGAAGCGTTTTGCATCTGCAAGTTGCAATGCAACATTACAGCATCCCATGACACAGCTGGCATGCCACCCAGTAAGCTATAATCTCTCGTTGTTTGGATCGAGTTCATCAACTGTATGTGCCCAGGCTCCATCAGAGAAAGGCATTTCCGGTTTCGTTATCGATTTCCTCATGGGTGGAGTTTCTGCTGCTGTGTCCAAAACTGCTGCTGCTCCTATTGAACGTGTCAAGCTCTTAATCCAAAACCAGGATGAGATGATTAGAGCTGGTCGCCTCTCCGAACCTTACACTGGTATTGGTAATTGCTTTAAAAGAACAATAGCAGATGAAGGCATGATGTCTTTGTGGAGAGGAAACGCAGCTAATGTGATCCGTTATTTCCCGACTCAG GCCTTGAACTTTGCCTTCAAGGATTACTTTAAAAAACTGTTCAACTTTAAGAAGGACCGTGATGGCTACTGGAAGTGGTTTGCTGGGAACTTAGCATCTGGTGGTGCAGCTGGTGCCTCTTCCCTTCTCTTTGTCTATTCCCTGGATTATGCTCGGACTCGTCTGGCTAACGATGCCAAAGCCGCAAAGACAGGAGGGGAGAGGCAATTCAATGGCTTGGTTGATGTATACACCAAGACTCTCAAATCAGATGGTATTGCTGGCCTCTACAGAGGTTTCAACATTTCATGTGTTGGTATCATTGTGTACCGAGGCCTGTACTTCGGAATGTATGATTCTCTAAAGCCGGTTATCCTTGTTGGAAAGTTGCAG GATAGCTTCTTTGCTAGCTTTGCTCTTGGTTGGGTTATTACAAATGGAGCAGGTCTTGCCTCCTATCCCATCGACACTGTCCGCAGAAGAATGATGATGACATCGGGTGAAGCCGTGAAGTACAAGAGCTCGATGGATGCGTTCTCGCAAATCCTTAAGAAGGAGGGCTTTAAGTCACTGTTTAAGGGAGCTGGTGCCAACATCCTGCGTGCGGTTGCTGGTGCGGGTGTGCTTGCAGGCTATGATAAGCTCCAAATGATTGTTTTCGGAAAGAAGTATGGTTCTGGTGGGGCATAA
- the LOC121229264 gene encoding ADP,ATP carrier protein 1, mitochondrial isoform X1 — translation MQWELSIHNIYNILFRIWRLFIGEMMADRHQHPSVMLKIAGQLHLGSSLSQDVRYRYGGFQRPAVHQKRFASASCNATLQHPMTQLACHPVSYNLSLFGSSSSTVCAQAPSEKGISGFVIDFLMGGVSAAVSKTAAAPIERVKLLIQNQDEMIRAGRLSEPYTGIGNCFKRTIADEGMMSLWRGNAANVIRYFPTQALNFAFKDYFKKLFNFKKDRDGYWKWFAGNLASGGAAGASSLLFVYSLDYARTRLANDAKAAKTGGERQFNGLVDVYTKTLKSDGIAGLYRGFNISCVGIIVYRGLYFGMYDSLKPVILVGKLQDSFFASFALGWVITNGAGLASYPIDTVRRRMMMTSGEAVKYKSSMDAFSQILKKEGFKSLFKGAGANILRAVAGAGVLAGYDKLQMIVFGKKYGSGGA, via the exons ATGCAATGGGAACTATCCATTCATAATATCTACAATATATTATTCCGCATTTGGAG GTTGTTTATTGGAGAAATGATGGCTGATAGGCACCAACATCCTTCTGTCATGCTAAAGATTGCTGGACAACTCCATCTTGGTTCCAGCCTTTCTCAAGATGTTCGATATCGGTATGGAGGATTCCAAAGGCCTGCTGTACATCAGAAGCGTTTTGCATCTGCAAGTTGCAATGCAACATTACAGCATCCCATGACACAGCTGGCATGCCACCCAGTAAGCTATAATCTCTCGTTGTTTGGATCGAGTTCATCAACTGTATGTGCCCAGGCTCCATCAGAGAAAGGCATTTCCGGTTTCGTTATCGATTTCCTCATGGGTGGAGTTTCTGCTGCTGTGTCCAAAACTGCTGCTGCTCCTATTGAACGTGTCAAGCTCTTAATCCAAAACCAGGATGAGATGATTAGAGCTGGTCGCCTCTCCGAACCTTACACTGGTATTGGTAATTGCTTTAAAAGAACAATAGCAGATGAAGGCATGATGTCTTTGTGGAGAGGAAACGCAGCTAATGTGATCCGTTATTTCCCGACTCAG GCCTTGAACTTTGCCTTCAAGGATTACTTTAAAAAACTGTTCAACTTTAAGAAGGACCGTGATGGCTACTGGAAGTGGTTTGCTGGGAACTTAGCATCTGGTGGTGCAGCTGGTGCCTCTTCCCTTCTCTTTGTCTATTCCCTGGATTATGCTCGGACTCGTCTGGCTAACGATGCCAAAGCCGCAAAGACAGGAGGGGAGAGGCAATTCAATGGCTTGGTTGATGTATACACCAAGACTCTCAAATCAGATGGTATTGCTGGCCTCTACAGAGGTTTCAACATTTCATGTGTTGGTATCATTGTGTACCGAGGCCTGTACTTCGGAATGTATGATTCTCTAAAGCCGGTTATCCTTGTTGGAAAGTTGCAG GATAGCTTCTTTGCTAGCTTTGCTCTTGGTTGGGTTATTACAAATGGAGCAGGTCTTGCCTCCTATCCCATCGACACTGTCCGCAGAAGAATGATGATGACATCGGGTGAAGCCGTGAAGTACAAGAGCTCGATGGATGCGTTCTCGCAAATCCTTAAGAAGGAGGGCTTTAAGTCACTGTTTAAGGGAGCTGGTGCCAACATCCTGCGTGCGGTTGCTGGTGCGGGTGTGCTTGCAGGCTATGATAAGCTCCAAATGATTGTTTTCGGAAAGAAGTATGGTTCTGGTGGGGCATAA